The genomic region GTGGCCGGGACCGACCTGGTCCCCAGCAGCTTCGTGTGGAACAACTGCCTCGTCCTCTTCGTGTTCTTCCTGGCGGGCAGCAGGCTCAGGTCCCAGACGCTGGGCCGGATTCCCCGCCTTGGGCGACTCTCGATCGCCCTCCCCCTCGCTTCGGTGGTGGGTGTCGTCGCACTCGTCGCGGCAAAGCTCGACGTTCTGGACGTGGCCGGGGTTCGGTTCGCCCTGGGCGCAGCGGCAGTTCTTGCGGGACTGAGTTTCTCAGCGTCGATCGCTTCGAGCCGCTTCGGCCGGTTCCTCGCGACGGTGGGCCGCGACACGCTCGGTGTCTACGTAACCCACGAGATGTTGCTCGCGTTGTTGGTGCTCCCCATGGCGGGCCTCGCCAGCAGCCCTTGGGTCGACGCGGCTCGATGGTTCGCTCCTCCCGTCCTCGTGGTGGTGGGAACTGCCGCCGCCCTGGCCCTGCGCAAGCCGTTGTCCAAGGTGCCAGGTCTTCTGGCCGCGCCGACCTTCCTGACGGGACCTCAGCGTCCCGGCGGAGAGACGGTGGGACGGAAGACGGACCTGCAGCCGGTGCGTTGACGAGGACACCCGCCCCGAAGGCGAGCCGCCCGTCTCGGGTCGTCGATTGCGTGTGCACTGACCTCGACATCGTCTGCCAACACCTGACGACGGTGCCGGCTCTGGATTGATTGCAAGACCGCTGTCCCAGGGGCGGCTCCGGGCATGCTGGTGACGACGCCACGTTCGCAGGAACAGCCGAGACGATCGCGGTCGTCGGAGGTGCGCCACCACTCAGGTCGACCGGTGACGACCGGCATGAGAGCTCGCGTCCGGCACCGACGGCCACCGGGGCGAGCAGGTGGCCAGTCGCTGCGTCCATGGTCATCAGCAGTGCGCGGACGGGTCGGGACCGGACGGTGTGGCAGCCAGATCGGTCGCCACCGGGGACGTGTCGGGCAGTGGATTGTCGGCGGGGTACCCACGAAAGTTCTTGGGCAACAGTTCAAAGGCTGATGCCCCAGCACGGAAACGCGGGCCACCTCGTCCGTCGAGCTCTCGTCGTGCTGGACGGAGCGTTCCGGGTGAGGCTCAACCGTCTGCTCCCGTGGAGCACCCTTCGTCGACTCGGATGGCGTGAGGGGGCCTTGGAGACCCAACCCCCCTACCGCTTCAGCTGCGTCTGAACCGTGCTGGAAGGCGCCGGAGAAGCCTCGACGGCATCAGCGAAACGATCTCGCCGAGCACCCGCCGGCCGAATAAGGCGAGGCACCCAACGTAGAGCCCCGCCCCGACAGCCACTCGGACGAGCAGCCAGAAGACGTCTTGGCGCGGGACGTCCAACGCCCAGGGGATGGCCCAAGCGACTCCGCCCATGACGGCGCTTGCCGCCAGCGGCGGGACGATGTCGAGGAACACGCGTCGAGCTTTCAGCCCGATCGTGGAGCAGGCGATGTGAAAGCCCACGGGTTGCCACAACCAGAATTTCGCGAGCAGTGCGACTGCCACACCAAGAGCACCCCACCGCAACCCGATGACGATGGCGATGACCGTGAGGAGGGTGCTGACGAGCCCCACCCTGAACATCGTCTGGGTACGTCCTTGCGACTGGTAAAGCCAGCCCTCACTGTTGCTGAGGCACTGCGGGAGACCCGCGAGGCAGAGGACCTGGAGCAGCGGGATGGCGAGCAGCCACTGGTCACCCCACAGCAGGGGGACGAGACCGTCCGCGACGGCCGCCATGCCGACGAGAACAGGCATGATGACCGCCGTCATCACCAGGATGACCCGGCGGTAGGCGCCCTGCAGTCGTTCACGATCTCCCTGCATGGCTGCCAGCGCGGGGAACATCACTCGACCTAGCACCTGGCTGATCTGCTGCAAAGGCAGCAACATGAGGGTGTAGGCCCGGTTGTAGTACCCCAAAGCCGTGGCGCCCAAGAGACGTCCGATCAGCAAGTTGTCGCTGTTGCGACCGGCGTAGTTCACGACACTGAAGCCGAGCATGCCGCCGGAGAAGGACCACAGACGCCGAACCGATGGGCGCGAGATGAAGCCCCGCGGCCGCCACCTGACGAGAGTCCAGGTGATGATGGTCCCGGCCAGCCCCTGAACAGCGGGGCCCAGGACCAGGGCGAACGCCCCCATCCCCGACAGTGCGCCGATCAGCGTCGCCGCGTTCGCCAACACCGCGCACGACAGCTCGATCGCGGCGACCTTCTTGAACTGCATCGACCTCTGCAAGAGAGCCGCGTGGCTGACGTTGAGGGCCAGCGCGAACCCCAGCCCGGCCAGCGGGGTGATCCACGTGAGCCTGTCGTCGCCGTAGAAATCGGCGACGAAGGGGCCGAGCGCGGCGAGCACCCCGATGAACACCAGGCCACCGAGCGCGTTGAGCCAGAAGGCCGTGTCGTAGTCGGCCTGCCGTACCTCGCGCTGGTGGACGAGTGCGGCGCTGAGACCCATGTCGAAGAGCAGCACGGTGAAACCGGTGATCACGTAGACGCTCGCCAACAGGCCGAAGTCGGCCGGGGCGAGGATGCGTGCGAGCGCCAGCCCAGCAAGGAACTGCAGGGCCTGTGCGCCTGTCCTGCCCATGGCCGACCACCCAGCGCTGGCGACCACCGTCTTGCGCGATACAGCCACCGACTCGCGGCCGGCCTCCGCGATGGGTGGAGTGGAGACTCCGGCGTCGTCCAGTTCTCCTGCCGCCCCTCGGTGGTCAGGCACAGTCATCCGGACTCCCAATCGTCTGCCGAGCTCGTCAGGGCTCTACTTCGCGTGGTCGTGCTTGCGCAGGCGTCATCGGCTCGACGGCCGGACACGCAAGGTACCTTGCGCGTCTCGGAGCGTGACTCAGGAGCGTAGCCCCTCGCACGGGCGGCCCGCGACGACGAGCACTCGAAGGACGATCCTTCCCAACTAGAGTGACCGACATGATCGCGAGGCTCGAGGACCGCCCATGAGCGCTGGAGCCGTCGCCGGATCCTCCCGCCACCAACGCAGGAGCCAAGAGCCCCTGGCTGAGAAGCTTCTCGGGGGCCCCTCCGAGATCGACGGGGAGTCCTGGAAGCGCGCCTGGCTGCCCCTGTTGGCGGTGACGGCGGTCGCCGGCTTCCTGCGCTTCTTCCAGCTCGGGCGGCCGCACCAGCTCGTCTTCGACGAGACGTACTACGTCAAGCAGGCTTACTCCCTCCTGAAGTACGGCGTGGAGCTGCGCAACGACGGCAGCATCGCCAAGCCGGACGAGCTCTTCACGGCCGGGACGCCGGACGTCTTCGGGACCACGGGCGACTTCGTTGTCCACCCACCGGTCGGCAAGTGGATGATCGCCGTCGGCGAGTGGATCTTCGGGATCGACTCCTCGTTCGGCTGGCGCTTCTCAGCCGCCCTCGTCGGGACGCTGTCGATCCTCCTCATCGGCCGCATCGCTCGCCGCCTCTTCCGCTCGACCCTGCTCGGCGTCACGGCGGCCGTGCTCCTCACCTTCGAGGGGGAGCACTTCGTCGAGAGCCGCACCAGCCTGCTCGACATCTTCCTCATGTGGTGGGTGCTGGTCGCCTTCGCGCTCCTGCTGGTCGACCGCGACCACGCACGCGAGCGGCTGGCCCGCGCCGTGGCGGAGCACGGGGCCGACGGTCTGGGGCCACGGATCGGCTTCCGCGGGTACCGCCTCGCGGCCGGGGTGAGCCTCGGCCTGGCCTGCGGGGTCAAGTGGTCCGGCATCTACGTCCTGGCCGTCTTCGGGCTGATGACCGTCCTGTGGGACGCGGGCGCCCGGCGGGCCGTGGGCGTGCGGCCGTGGTTCGCGGCCGCGGTGTGGCGCGACGGCCTCGGCGCCTTCCTCGTGCTGGTGCCGGTGGCCGTCCTCACCTACCTCGCGGGGTGGATCGGCTGGTTCCGCAGCGACCTCGGCTGGGACCGCGACTGGGGGGCCACGCACCCCTCCCGCGGCATCGGCGCCGTCGTGCCCGACGCGCTGCGCAGCCTGTGGCACTACCACCAGCAGGCGTACACGTTCCACGTCGGCCTGGACAGCCCGCACCCCTACTCGGCGAACCCGTGGTCCTGGCTCGTGCAGGGCCGGCCGACGTCCTTCTTCTACGAGAGCAAGGCGAACGGCGTCGAGGGCTGCACCGTCGACAACTGCTCCAAGGCGATCACGAGCCTGGGCACCCCGGTCCTGTGGTGGGTGGGGCTCGTCGCCCTCGCCGTCCTGCTGTTCCGGTGGGCCTTCGCCCGCGACTGGCGTGCGGGCGCGATCCTCGCCGGGTACGCCGGGGCGTACCTGCCCTGGTTCCAGTACCAGCACCGGACGATCTTCACCTTCTACGCGGTCGTCTTCGTCCCGTTCGTCGTGCTGGCGGTGGTCTACCTCCTGGGGCTGGTCCTGGGACCCGATCCGAGCACGGCGGTGCTGCGCAAGGGCGTCAGCGTCGAGTCCGCCCTGCTGCGGCGCAGGGTGGGCGCCGCGGTCGCCGGCACGGTGGTGGTGCTGTGCGTGGCCTGCTTCGCGTTCTTCTGGCCGGTCTACACCGCCCAGGTCATCCCCTACGAGAGCTGGGCGCGACGGATGTGGTTGCCCAGCTGGATCTGACCGCCGTCGCGGCGCCCTCCGGAGGTGGTGCGGCCGCTCGTGCCAGGATCACCGCATGCAGCTGACGTACCTGGTCCTGGCCCACCAGAACCCGCAGCAGCTCTCGAGCCAGCTCGACCTCCTGCTCGACGGAGGCGCGCGAGCGGTCGTGCACGTGGACGCGAAGGTCGACGCCGCCCCCTTCCACGACGCGCTCCGGTCGCACGGACCCGCGGTCCGCGAGACCGGCCGACGCCACGAGGTGCGGTGGGGCGGGTTCGGCGTGGTCGCCGCCACGGTGACGGCTCTGCGGGACGCCCTGCAGCACGCGCCCGCCGACCACTACGTGCTGCTCAGCGGAGCGGACCTCCCCGTGCGCCCCCTCGCCGACCTCCGCGCCGAACTGCGACCGGGGCACGTGCGCATGAACAGCTGGCCCATGCCGGACGAGGCGCGCGGCAAACCGATGTCGCGGATCGACCGCTGGCACCACGCGCCGAAGGACCGTCACGACCCCTGGGCCTCACGGGTCGGCCGACTGCTGGCCCGGCTGCCCGCACGCAGCCTGGCTCCCCTCGGCGGCGCGGCTCCGCACGCGGGATCACAGTGGTGGACCATGCCCCACGAGTGCGCCCGTGACGTCGTCGAGTTCGTCGACTCCTCACCGCGGTTCGTCAAGTTCTTCCGGCACGTCCAGGTCCCGGACGAGATGTTCTTCCAGACAGTGGTCCACGCGCTGCCCAGGAGCTACGAGGTCCGCCCCAACCTCACGTACACGCGCTGGACGAGCTCGGACCGCCTCAGCCCCGACGTCCTGTCCAGGACCGACCTCCCGGCGGCGGCCTCGTCCGGCGCGTTCTTCGCCCGGAAGTTCGACCTGCGGCGCGATCCTGACGTCCTCGACGGAGTGCGCGAACTCCTGGCGGGGCGGGCCTGAACCGCACCTCACCGATCGCCCCGGTGACGGTGAGCGAACACCGACGGGGCCCGCCGGGAACTTCGGGCCAACCGGTCACGGAGCGCGACGAACACGGCTGACCCGAACGAGCGACACGGGTTCCCAGAACTTCGGCACCCGGTGGACGACTCCCGGTGACGACGTCGAGCAGCCCGCTGCACAGGGGTGAAACTCCGCCAGCCGAGTGAAGTCCGGTGCCGGGTGGGCCCGATCAGCAGGTGTCGATGAACACTCGCCACCTGGAGCCCACGTGAACCGCTCGCGCCTCGCGGCCGCCGTCCTGCTCGCCACCGCCCTCGTCGTTCCCAACGCCACCGTCGCCGTGGCCACCACCTCGGGGTCCACGGGTGTGGTCGCCCCGACCTCCGTGGAACCCGGGATGCCCAGCGGCGGCGTCTTCAGCGCGGGCACGGCGTGGAAGCTCGACGTGACCGGGGCACCCCTCGGCCCGAACAGTGCAGGGATGGTGCAGAACGTCGCAGCGCAGACCGCGCAGTTCTACGGCGGGGTGGCGGCGTTCAATGCCTACCAGTACAGCACCAGCTTCTACACCGTCCCCGCGACCCAGCCCCGCGTCGACGTCCAGTGGAACAACTGCCAGGGCAAGGCCTCCACGCCCCCGGGCCTCCTCGGCGAGGGTGGGCAGTTCTCGCAGGTCCCGATCCCGGCCGACGCGGTCCCGGCCAAGGGCAGCGACAGCCAGCTCACCGTCTACTCCCCCAGCACCGACCAGTTGTGGGAGTTCTGGGTCGCGAAGAAGGTCGACGGCACCTGGAGCGCGTGCTGGGGCGGCCGCATCGACGACGTGTCCAAGAGCCACGGGTACTTCCCGGCGAGTTTCGGAGCCAGCGCGAGCGGCCTCGCCGTCGCCGGCGGGACGATCGGCATCGCCGACATCGAGTCCGGCAGCATCGACCACGCGCTCGCCCTGCACCTGCCGGCGCCCGGCCAGTCCAGTGAGTTCAGCTACCCCGCCCAGCGCAGCGACGGCACCGACACCTCGGTCGACCGCGTCCCCGAGGGAACCCGCCTGCGTCTCGACCCCAGCATCGACGTGGATGCCCTGAAGATCCACCCCATCGCGAAGATGGTGGCCAAGGCCGCGCAGAAGTACGGGTTCATCGTCACCGACAAGGCCGGTTGCACCGCCGTCGTCGCCGAGAGCCCCGCAGCGGCCATCGCCGCCACGGGTGTCGACCCGTGGAAGGCGCTCATGGGCAGCACGCCGAGCTACAACATCATGAAGAACTTCCCCTGGGCGTCCTTGCAGGCGCTGCCCAAGGACTACGGCAAGCCCGACGTCCTCGAGGGCACCGACGGCGGGGTCTGGACCGACCACGACCCCGACGGCATGGACGTCAGCTACGTCTCCGACACGGCGTTCCGCACCGTCAAGAACGGGTGGGGACCCGTGGAGAAGGACCGCAGCAACGGTGACATCGCGGCCGGCGACGGCCGCCGGCTGAAGATCGGCGCGATCACGTACGCCAAGGGCCTCGGGGTCCACGCCGGCTCCGAGGTCGTCGTCCCGACGCACGGCGCCACCACCTTCACCGCCAAGGTCGGTGTCGACAGCGAGGTGGGCACCAGCGGCTCGGTCGTGTTCCAGGTGTGGAACGGCACCACGAAGCTGGCCGACAGCGGCGTCCTGCGGGGCGGGCAGGCGGCCAAGGCGTTGTCCGTCGACGTGCGCGGCGCCACCGAACTGCGCCTTGTCGTGACCAACGCCGGGAACGGCAACTCCGGCGACCACGCCGACTGGGCCGACGCCCGCCTGCTGCGACCCACGGGTACGAACCCGACCCCCACCCCGACCCCCACCCCGACCAGCCCGGCGGCGAGCACCGTCTTCGCCTCGGACACGGCGTACCGGGTGGTGCGCAACGGGTGGGGCCCCGCCGAAGCCGACCGCAGCAACGGTGAGCTCAGCGGCACCGACGGCGGGACGCTGACGGTGGCGGGGCAGGCGTTCGCCAAGGGCTTCGGGGTGCACGCCGACTCCGAGATCGTCGTGCCGACCGGGGGCGCGACGACGTTCGTCGCCGACGTCGGCATCGACGACGAGGTGCTGCCGAGGGGGACCGCCGCTTTCCAGGTGTGGAACGGCGACACCCTCCTGGCCGAGACCTCCGTGCTGCGGGCCGGATCGACCGCCCGGCGCCTGTCGGTCGACGTCTCAGGCGCCTCGGAGATCCGGCTGGTCGTGACCGACGGCGGCGACGGGACCCCCGGCGACCACGCCGACTGGGGTGACGCGCGTCTCCTCGGCGCTGCTGCCGCCTCGCCCACCACCGCACCCACCAGCACCGCCACCCCTGAGCCCACCACCGCAGCCAGCAGCACTCCCACCAGCACCCCCACCACCGCACCCGGCAACACCGCCACACCTGAGCCCACCACCGCACCCAGCACCGCCCCCACCAGCACCCCCACGAGCACTGCTCCGACCACGGCCCCCACGCCGAGCAGCGCACCGACCACGGCGCCGACGAGCCCGGCGCCGACAAGCCCGGCGCCGACGAGCCCCGCGCCCACGACGAGCCGGGCGGCGGTCCCCGTCTCCACCACGGCGTTCCGCACCGTGCGCAACGGGTGGGGGCCGGTGGAGAAGGACCGCAGCAACGGCGAGCTGAAGGCCGGCGACGGGCGGACGCTGAAGATCGGGGGCCGCTCCTACGCGACCGGGCTGGGGGTCCACGCGGCGTCCGAGGTCGTCGTCCCGGTCGCGGGCTTCTCGACCTTCTCGGCGGAGGTGGGCGTTGATTCCGAGGTCGGGGCCGGCGGCTCGGTCGTCTTCCAGGTCTGGAACGGCACCACGAAGCTCGCCGACAGCGGCGTGCTGCGCGGCGGGCAGGCGGCGAAGAGCCTGGTCGTGGACGTCACCGGCGCTTCCGAGATCCGGCTCGTGGTGACGAACGCGGGCGACACGACCACGGGTGACCACGCCGACTGGGCGGCGGCGTACCTGTCCTGACGCGACCCGGTCGTGACGCGGTGCGGCATGACGGGGTGGGGCTGCCGACGTGGTTCGTCGGCGGCCCCCTCTCACTCTCGGTCGCTGTTGATCTTCTGGGACCCACTGGATGTGACGGAAAGTCACAGAGGACCGCGCTCGGTTGCGATGGAACCTCGCCGCTCAGCGGATGTGGGTACTCTCTGCCTCGGTCCGACTACCCGAAGCGAGCCCGCCCGACCAGATGGAGCAGCATCCGTGGCCCAGGTGACCGACACCCCCGTGAGTCCGCTCAGCGCCCTCGCCCGCCGGTGGAAGCTCGCCGCCCTCTTGATCGTCGTCGGCGCCGGGGCCGGCGCCGGTTCCGCCTACCTCACGCCCACGACGTACACGGGAGAGGCCCGGGTGGCCGTCGGGAGCCAGAGCCTGGACGCCCGCATCGTGGCCGGGTACACGACGGCCTCGCAGCAGCTGGCCTCGGACATCTCGCGGTACGTGAACGACCGTCAGGCGCAGAGCGACCTGGCTCCCGTGCTGGGCGACCGGGCGAGCTCGGTCGACCGGATCTCGGCCTCCCCGATCGCCGGGTCGAGCGTCGTCATGGTCGAGGTCGACGCCAAGGACCGTGCGGCCGCCACCCAGGCCGCGGAGGCCGTCGCGCAGCAGCTGGTGGACCAGGTCAACGCGAGCTACACCAACCCGCAGGAGCTCCTGCAGCGCTACACGGACATCAGCGGGCAGGTGCAGGCGACCCAGCAGGCGGTCGTGGGGGCCCAGTCGGCCATCGCCGCGGCGCAGGCCGGGCGCGGCAACGCCGAGGCCCTCGCCGCAGCGCAGGCCACCCTGCAGCAGCAGTCGACCCAGCTCGACGTCCTCAAGGTCCAGCAGGAGGCGCTCGCCTCCCAGTACCGCAGCGCCACGACGCAGACGTCCGCCGTGGGCGGTCTCAGCATCGTCCGCCAGGCGGAGATCTCGCGGACCGACTTCTCGAGCACCCTGCAGCGCAACGGCTTGGCCGGAGCCGGCCTGGGGGGCGTGGTCGCGCTGGTCCTGGCGACGTTCCTGGAGCGCCGCAAGCTGCGGTCCCAGCAGCAGGCCGGCGGGGACTCCTCCATCGACCTCGACGACGACACGGCGCAGCAGCGCTCCCCGCTGTCGAACTCGCCGCACCGGGTCTGAGGCCGGACGGTCATGGCGACGCCCGCGGTGTCCTCGCGACCGACCACGGACGGGACGGGTGGGAACTCGTCGTGGCGGTCGACCCCGGCCTACGTGTGGTGCTTCCTCGCCACCATCGTCTTCAACATCTTCTCCGCCCACTGGGACCGCCTGGGCGTCCCGCTCGGGCTGGACCGCATCTCCTTCTTCGGCGGCGTGCTGCTGCTGGCCCTGGACCCCTGGGCGTGGAAGCGCCGGAGCCTGGTGCTCCGTCCGGTGCACGGTGCGATGTTCGGCCTGCTCGCCCTCGCGACGATCTCCGCGGCGGGGCACGGAACCCTGCTCAACAGCTACGGCCTGTTCGCGCTCCTGGACCGGCTCTTCGTCCCGTTCGTGATGTTCTGCCTCGCGCCCATCGTCTTCGCCAAGGCCGAGCACCGGGCGCTGCTGCTCAAGACGCTGGTGCTGCTCGGTCTGTACCTCGGGGTGACGGCGATCCTCGAGACGCTGAAGCTGTGGGCCCTGGTGTTCCCCAGCTACATCGGTGACCCGAGCGTCGGCATCCAGTTCGGCCGGGCCCGCGGCCCGTTCGCGGCGTCCGAAGCCATGGGCATGGCCTGCGCCGCCTGCTTCTTCGCCGCGTCCCTGGCGGTGTCCCGCTTCCGGGGTGCCTGGCGTTGGCTGTCCGCCCTCGTCGTCGCCCTCAGCGCCGGTGGGGTCCTCATGTCCCTCACGCGGTCGGTGTGGGTGGGTCTGGTCCTGGGCTCGGTCCTCGCCATGGTCATCACGCCGGCCCTGCGCCGCTACATCCCCGTGGCCCTGGTCGGCGGGGCGGCCGCCGTCGCGATCGCCCTGGCGGTCGTTCCCGGCCTGCAGGAGAGCGTGACCGAACGCGCCGGAACCTCCCGGTCCGTCTACGACCGCTACAACACCAACGGGGCCGCGCTGCGCATCGTCGAGCAGGAACCCCTCACCGGCGTCGGCTGGGTGAAGTTCCTCGACGTGTCCTCGGACTGGGTGCGGCAGGCCGACACCT from Kineococcus endophyticus harbors:
- a CDS encoding acyltransferase family protein, which translates into the protein MTRHAQQVRYDWVDTARGASILLVITYHAALFAASVGLESNAWNVVNGATRVIRMPLFFFISGLLASSALARPWMPTLRRRVAGNLYLYVLWATLAFVLFSLVPYERQGAPRGAWHWVESTFTQPQNGLWYLLALALFTLAAKALNRFSTLAVLVPAALLSAVAGTDLVPSSFVWNNCLVLFVFFLAGSRLRSQTLGRIPRLGRLSIALPLASVVGVVALVAAKLDVLDVAGVRFALGAAAVLAGLSFSASIASSRFGRFLATVGRDTLGVYVTHEMLLALLVLPMAGLASSPWVDAARWFAPPVLVVVGTAAALALRKPLSKVPGLLAAPTFLTGPQRPGGETVGRKTDLQPVR
- a CDS encoding MOP flippase family protein; the encoded protein is MTVPDHRGAAGELDDAGVSTPPIAEAGRESVAVSRKTVVASAGWSAMGRTGAQALQFLAGLALARILAPADFGLLASVYVITGFTVLLFDMGLSAALVHQREVRQADYDTAFWLNALGGLVFIGVLAALGPFVADFYGDDRLTWITPLAGLGFALALNVSHAALLQRSMQFKKVAAIELSCAVLANAATLIGALSGMGAFALVLGPAVQGLAGTIITWTLVRWRPRGFISRPSVRRLWSFSGGMLGFSVVNYAGRNSDNLLIGRLLGATALGYYNRAYTLMLLPLQQISQVLGRVMFPALAAMQGDRERLQGAYRRVILVMTAVIMPVLVGMAAVADGLVPLLWGDQWLLAIPLLQVLCLAGLPQCLSNSEGWLYQSQGRTQTMFRVGLVSTLLTVIAIVIGLRWGALGVAVALLAKFWLWQPVGFHIACSTIGLKARRVFLDIVPPLAASAVMGGVAWAIPWALDVPRQDVFWLLVRVAVGAGLYVGCLALFGRRVLGEIVSLMPSRLLRRLPARFRRS
- a CDS encoding dolichyl-phosphate-mannose--protein mannosyltransferase: MSAGAVAGSSRHQRRSQEPLAEKLLGGPSEIDGESWKRAWLPLLAVTAVAGFLRFFQLGRPHQLVFDETYYVKQAYSLLKYGVELRNDGSIAKPDELFTAGTPDVFGTTGDFVVHPPVGKWMIAVGEWIFGIDSSFGWRFSAALVGTLSILLIGRIARRLFRSTLLGVTAAVLLTFEGEHFVESRTSLLDIFLMWWVLVAFALLLVDRDHARERLARAVAEHGADGLGPRIGFRGYRLAAGVSLGLACGVKWSGIYVLAVFGLMTVLWDAGARRAVGVRPWFAAAVWRDGLGAFLVLVPVAVLTYLAGWIGWFRSDLGWDRDWGATHPSRGIGAVVPDALRSLWHYHQQAYTFHVGLDSPHPYSANPWSWLVQGRPTSFFYESKANGVEGCTVDNCSKAITSLGTPVLWWVGLVALAVLLFRWAFARDWRAGAILAGYAGAYLPWFQYQHRTIFTFYAVVFVPFVVLAVVYLLGLVLGPDPSTAVLRKGVSVESALLRRRVGAAVAGTVVVLCVACFAFFWPVYTAQVIPYESWARRMWLPSWI
- a CDS encoding beta-1,6-N-acetylglucosaminyltransferase; its protein translation is MQLTYLVLAHQNPQQLSSQLDLLLDGGARAVVHVDAKVDAAPFHDALRSHGPAVRETGRRHEVRWGGFGVVAATVTALRDALQHAPADHYVLLSGADLPVRPLADLRAELRPGHVRMNSWPMPDEARGKPMSRIDRWHHAPKDRHDPWASRVGRLLARLPARSLAPLGGAAPHAGSQWWTMPHECARDVVEFVDSSPRFVKFFRHVQVPDEMFFQTVVHALPRSYEVRPNLTYTRWTSSDRLSPDVLSRTDLPAAASSGAFFARKFDLRRDPDVLDGVRELLAGRA
- a CDS encoding NPCBM/NEW2 domain-containing protein, with translation MNRSRLAAAVLLATALVVPNATVAVATTSGSTGVVAPTSVEPGMPSGGVFSAGTAWKLDVTGAPLGPNSAGMVQNVAAQTAQFYGGVAAFNAYQYSTSFYTVPATQPRVDVQWNNCQGKASTPPGLLGEGGQFSQVPIPADAVPAKGSDSQLTVYSPSTDQLWEFWVAKKVDGTWSACWGGRIDDVSKSHGYFPASFGASASGLAVAGGTIGIADIESGSIDHALALHLPAPGQSSEFSYPAQRSDGTDTSVDRVPEGTRLRLDPSIDVDALKIHPIAKMVAKAAQKYGFIVTDKAGCTAVVAESPAAAIAATGVDPWKALMGSTPSYNIMKNFPWASLQALPKDYGKPDVLEGTDGGVWTDHDPDGMDVSYVSDTAFRTVKNGWGPVEKDRSNGDIAAGDGRRLKIGAITYAKGLGVHAGSEVVVPTHGATTFTAKVGVDSEVGTSGSVVFQVWNGTTKLADSGVLRGGQAAKALSVDVRGATELRLVVTNAGNGNSGDHADWADARLLRPTGTNPTPTPTPTPTSPAASTVFASDTAYRVVRNGWGPAEADRSNGELSGTDGGTLTVAGQAFAKGFGVHADSEIVVPTGGATTFVADVGIDDEVLPRGTAAFQVWNGDTLLAETSVLRAGSTARRLSVDVSGASEIRLVVTDGGDGTPGDHADWGDARLLGAAAASPTTAPTSTATPEPTTAASSTPTSTPTTAPGNTATPEPTTAPSTAPTSTPTSTAPTTAPTPSSAPTTAPTSPAPTSPAPTSPAPTTSRAAVPVSTTAFRTVRNGWGPVEKDRSNGELKAGDGRTLKIGGRSYATGLGVHAASEVVVPVAGFSTFSAEVGVDSEVGAGGSVVFQVWNGTTKLADSGVLRGGQAAKSLVVDVTGASEIRLVVTNAGDTTTGDHADWAAAYLS
- a CDS encoding O-antigen ligase family protein gives rise to the protein MATPAVSSRPTTDGTGGNSSWRSTPAYVWCFLATIVFNIFSAHWDRLGVPLGLDRISFFGGVLLLALDPWAWKRRSLVLRPVHGAMFGLLALATISAAGHGTLLNSYGLFALLDRLFVPFVMFCLAPIVFAKAEHRALLLKTLVLLGLYLGVTAILETLKLWALVFPSYIGDPSVGIQFGRARGPFAASEAMGMACAACFFAASLAVSRFRGAWRWLSALVVALSAGGVLMSLTRSVWVGLVLGSVLAMVITPALRRYIPVALVGGAAAVAIALAVVPGLQESVTERAGTSRSVYDRYNTNGAALRIVEQEPLTGVGWVKFLDVSSDWVRQADTYGITNVKIEVHNVFLSRAAELGLPGAALFVACILLGPARVLLPQRYREKELVGWRAVSLGMTAVWGVTLMLSPVPYPLPNTLTWLLAGIALIPYVSSSREDDRSTDVVALQR